The Brassica oleracea var. oleracea cultivar TO1000 chromosome C7, BOL, whole genome shotgun sequence sequence TTTTATATATTCAAATCAGTTTTCGACTTGGTTCTGATTTAGTTTAGTTAAAATTTCGCTCCAGTTCCAGATTTTTTGTTTGCCAAAACTACTTGTGATACTTATTAAAGATCCCAGCAAGTACCTAAACTAAAAATGTATTGTATTACATGAGAACTCAAAAACTCAGTTTGATTTATGTTTTGATATTTGGTCAAATATTGAAATTTTATGTTTTTGATAACTGCATTTGAAGTCTGATCAGAATCCTCTTATGGCTTTGCATGTTCTGAAAGTGTATTACAGATCATAAAAGGTAAGCTCAGACAATAGAAAGGTCCACTAAATTCACTACTTATAGTATATATATGATTTGAATCCCTTTGCATATATGGCCGATTACAAGACAAGACGAAAACAAAAACTGTATTTCTCATTCTCATGGTCTGTGCGAACATATTTCTCTCCATTTCTCGTCCTGAAGATGGCGTCCTGTGACCCGAGCCAATATGCAAGATTGCTCAGTCATTAGTCTCTGTATCGAATCTTTCTCCCAGGGGACAATCCCAAAGTCATCGTTGAAACCTTCCATGCCTTGTATCAAAAACTGCCACACCAGTGTTCCTGCCCCTGACCTCTTGCGCTTGGCTGATTTGTAGACAACATCAAAGATTGTTCTGTAGAACCGATCACGCTGCGATGGCTCATAGTCTTTGTTCAGATTCGATAGCCCGAACTCGGTGAAGAGAACAGGCTTCTTCAGTTCCTTGTCCCCGTCTTCAATGTGAGATAGCATCCATTTCACCACAAACTTTACTTTGTCTTCAAACCCCTGATCGTGAAACCTGCACCCAGTGTATCAGAACTTTGTTTGTTTGAAGACTTCCACGCACACACCAATCAAAAAAAAACATAGAGAGAGAGAGAGAGAGAGAGAGAGAGTGAGGCAGCTTACCAGTGGTCAGGGTAGATATGAACCGATGCAAAATCAATGTTTGGGGACTCAGAGTTTCTAACAAAATCTGACCCAAGCTCAGAGGCCCATCTTTCTGGGTTCACCGTCAGCCGTTTTGGGCTCTTGGGACCGTAGAAACCTTCCAAGCCGACGGTAAGAAGATGCTTCTTGTCAATCGATTTAATGAATGCTGTCATTTCGTTAATCCAGTCCTTTTAGAAAGAATGCCACACACACACAAAGAAAGACTAACTTGTTAACATAAACACTAATTAATCATCAATGCTATTGGACATCAAGAGAGAACTCACTTGGAGAGTATCCCCAGAGATATCAGTGAAGCAGCGAGGCTCGTTTATCAACTCCCACGCAAATATTGTAGGGTCGTTTCTGTACTCTATCCCTGTTATCGAGTTTTTGCGGGTCAGCAGCACCTGCCAAAATGAGGGTTTCAACACCACTAACAACTCCATGGCTCAGTCTCTAGGCTAGAAAGAGACATACAGTGAGATAATTCTTGAAGTATCTGCGGATAGATGGGTCAAAGAAGAAAGAATCGTTGGAGGAGCTGAGGCCAACACCTTCTTGCCATGCCCAGTTGACGTACTGAGTCTTGCCTCCGTAGGCTTGGAGGTTATTGACTAAGCTAAGAAGCAACCTAACACCATGTGTTTTTGCCTCTGCGATTACATGATCCAAGGCCTAACCACATGATCCAAGGCAAAATGCAGACAGAAGTAAGCAAGTGCAGATTCTTTCGAGCTACTGAGAGAGAGAGATATAAATGGATGCTGCATTGCCCTGTTTTCTGTTAATTTTCATCTTAGCTAGCTGCTGGCATTGTGATTAAAAAATAAGCTCAACCATGACTAATCTCTGCTTAAATAAAAGAAAACTGTGGAACAATCTAAAAAACAAGATCCTTAAAGAAGCTTCCAACCTTGAAGACGCGTTCGTCGAATCGGCCAGGAGAGATCTGGAGAGCGTTGTAGCCTCCATCATTGAAAGCCCAGGTTCGACACACAGTGAGGCCCATTTTGGATCCAGCTTCGAGCATTGCACCCACACGGTGCCTGCTATGATCATTGACGGCGTGGTCCATGAACCAGTAGGAGTTCCACCCATTCACATACAGAGGCTTGCCATCCAACACGAACTGCGTGCCGTTCCGACTCACGAACCCTAGCTCGGGCTCCCCTCCTCTGAAACGGAACCACAAATCTCCTAAGGAGAGATAGATAAAGGCGGCACATGTAAGGAAGCCCAGAATTGGTATCATTGGGCCGTTGTTCCCCATATTGCCTCTTCTGCCTCCTATTAGCTTCAGATATTTCACGATCCCTTGTAGTCTCGCCAGTTTTTTTTGTTCCGATTCCGAATCTCCCCAAGGCCAGACGGGAAACAAAAAGTTACCCACTTTTCTAGAGACGAATGCAATCGGAAAATCTCTGCTCAGATCAAAGATGATTTCTTTTTCAAAGAATCAGAAAAACAACACGAACTAGAGGTTAGTTAAGA is a genomic window containing:
- the LOC106301898 gene encoding mannan endo-1,4-beta-mannosidase 2 codes for the protein MGNNGPMIPILGFLTCAAFIYLSLGDLWFRFRGGEPELGFVSRNGTQFVLDGKPLYVNGWNSYWFMDHAVNDHSRHRVGAMLEAGSKMGLTVCRTWAFNDGGYNALQISPGRFDERVFKALDHVIAEAKTHGVRLLLSLVNNLQAYGGKTQYVNWAWQEGVGLSSSNDSFFFDPSIRRYFKNYLTVLLTRKNSITGIEYRNDPTIFAWELINEPRCFTDISGDTLQDWINEMTAFIKSIDKKHLLTVGLEGFYGPKSPKRLTVNPERWASELGSDFVRNSESPNIDFASVHIYPDHWFHDQGFEDKVKFVVKWMLSHIEDGDKELKKPVLFTEFGLSNLNKDYEPSQRDRFYRTIFDVVYKSAKRKRSGAGTLVWQFLIQGMEGFNDDFGIVPWEKDSIQRLMTEQSCILARVTGRHLQDEKWREICSHRP